In Paludibaculum fermentans, the genomic stretch GCTGTTTGCCGGGCGTCCGCCCATCGGCGAAACGGTGACGGTGCAGGGCGTGCGGTTCACCGTGATCGGCGTGATGGACAAGAAGATGCAGTTTGGGAACTACTACGGCCCGGACGACCGCTCCGCCTTCATCCCGTATTCGACGGCCGGTGATTTGTGGAATACACGGTATGTCAGCGACGCGGTGATCCAGCCCATCGCGCCGATGTTCGAGGACAAAGCGACAGACCAGTTCCGGGCGGCCATCGCCAAACGGCAGGGATTCAATCCCACCGACAAGCGGGCCATTACCGGCTTCGGCACCTCCAACCTGCGGCCGATCATCGACGGGCTCACCATCGGGTTGCAGGTGCTGCTGGTCTTCATCGGCTTCCTGACGCTGACCATCGGCGGCATCGGGTTGATGAACATCCTGTTGGTGTCGGTGAATGAACGGACCAGGGAGATCGGCTTGCGCCGGGCCCTGGGCGCGAAACGGACCCATATTGCGCTGCAGTTCCTGGCCGAGGCGCTGGTACTGACGATTGGCGGCGGAATCTTCGGCGTGCTGCTGTCGTACGCGGTGGTCTGGACGCTGCCCCCATTGCCGATGTTGGGCGCGCTGTTCGAGGATAAGAGCGGCAAGGGGGACCTGGTGCTGGCGATCCGCCCCGTGACGCTGGCGATCTCGTTCACCGTGCTGATGGTCGTGGGGATTGCGAGTGGCCTGATTCCGGCCATCAGGGCATCCCGCATGGACCCGTCCGACGCGTTGCGGACAGAGTAAACTCGAAGCTCTGGCACTGGTCCTCTTAGCGCTGCTGCTCGCCGTCCCGCCCGCCGATGAGGCTTACAGGCAAGGTGTGGCGTTGCTCGAACAGGGCCGCGCGGCCGAGGCAGCTCCTTTCCTGAAAGAGTCCGCTCG encodes the following:
- a CDS encoding ABC transporter permease, translated to MLKEILLQAWDALRRNPTRSFLTMLGIVWGIAAVTLLLSYGSGFREVMVRTFQNFSKSAMVLFPGQTSENAGGERAGKRIRFELADLEAAKAESPLIRMICAETIKRVPVTYQDRVQTVPVRGVCPEFGEIRSEVALDGRWISKDDFGERRRVIFLGDWVRGKLFAGRPPIGETVTVQGVRFTVIGVMDKKMQFGNYYGPDDRSAFIPYSTAGDLWNTRYVSDAVIQPIAPMFEDKATDQFRAAIAKRQGFNPTDKRAITGFGTSNLRPIIDGLTIGLQVLLVFIGFLTLTIGGIGLMNILLVSVNERTREIGLRRALGAKRTHIALQFLAEALVLTIGGGIFGVLLSYAVVWTLPPLPMLGALFEDKSGKGDLVLAIRPVTLAISFTVLMVVGIASGLIPAIRASRMDPSDALRTE